The genomic segment GGAGCGAGTCGGCCGCTGCTGCGTTGCATTCCGAAGCTCCAGAGGGCGTAGCCGAGCGCTACCGGCCCGACTCCGATGTAGATGGCTAGCGCCGCTTCGGGAGACACGGCGACCGCGGTGCCTGTGGCGACCATGATTGCGGCGGCAGTGATTGCGCCGATGCCCGTGGTTACTAACATCAAGTCGAAGACGGGGATCTTCACTGATCGCATCCCGATTGTGTAGAAAGCCATGCACGCGGCAGATCCAAGGGCTGCCCCGTACCCGAGTAGCGGGTTGCCAGCAGATCCTGCGTCACTGCCCTGTCCGACGACTATGAGGGTTACCCCACCAAATCCAGCGAGCGACAACAGCAAACTGACGGCGGTACTCGTTGTGAACGCGGTGACCGCGAGAAATACCGCGGCAATCATCGGCCACGAGTAGGCGATGATATTGGCATCGAGGATGGGGGCGTTAGCGAAAGCAACGTACTGCAAGACCATCGTCCCGCCGAGCCCCACAACACCAACCATGTATCCGAAGGCTTTCTCGTGCAGGACCGCTTCGGTACGTTTCTCAGGCGGGGAGCTTCTCGGCGCTGTCACTATGCGTAACACGTAGAGAACTACTGTCGCGGCGGCGAACTGAACGGCGATTACTTGAATTAGCGGCGAGCTCGACAGCGCCGCATTTCCGGCGAGTGCGTTGGTGGACCAGAACGCCACCCCAGCTAGAGAAAGCAGCACCGCGCGGCCGAAAGACCCACGATGGCTGTCTCTGTCTCTGTCTCTGT from the Cryobacterium sp. CG_9.6 genome contains:
- a CDS encoding DMT family transporter; this encodes MTYSIHPDSPQTTPPHLDHAPDPPTDHRDRDRDRDSHRGSFGRAVLLSLAGVAFWSTNALAGNAALSSSPLIQVIAVQFAAATVVLYVLRIVTAPRSSPPEKRTEAVLHEKAFGYMVGVVGLGGTMVLQYVAFANAPILDANIIAYSWPMIAAVFLAVTAFTTSTAVSLLLSLAGFGGVTLIVVGQGSDAGSAGNPLLGYGAALGSAACMAFYTIGMRSVKIPVFDLMLVTTGIGAITAAAIMVATGTAVAVSPEAALAIYIGVGPVALGYALWSFGMQRSSGRLAPLGFMTPVLSTLVLLIGGQTFGTTTAVGAVIVLACTIGILTVDRYIGNKTL